TTAATATAGGGTTCTTAGTAAACCATCCCCAGGCATATTTGTAGTATCCCATTTGAAAATCAGCAATTATGGCAATGCGACCTGAGAAAATGTTGATTCCATTTTTGTAAGGTATCGATCATATTAACCAAAGTTGAATATAGAAATAGTGAATTACTTTCAAGGTAACGTCTTCTTTTAGATCTGGTACGATGGGGGAAGAATCCGGAAAACCACGACAATAATATTGAAGACGACTTGTATGATTATTAATAGCTTCAAACCTGGAAACACAAAAGCCCCAATTTTTGTTCACACATAATTTTTAGCTATACAAAGACAAGTTGGCATTTTTATTTGGTTTCTGAAAATTAAGCTAAAGGGCTCGTAATACAACAAGTTAGTGCCTTTTATTGTTATAAATTTTGATCCATTCCCCGATTATATCTGGTTTCGTCACTGCCTATAGTCTTGATTTAGATTTGGATAATTTTACTTTGATAATCCTCCTTGTTCTGTTAATTTTGTTCGTGAGAATCGACTTGATTTGTCCCAATCAATTTACTATTGAATAGTTTTATTTGAGCTATTAGCATGTAgtccccttttttattttaaaaaaaaataattatttagaacttatttggaagtacttttaaaataactgaaagcgcttttagtgaatatattttttgaacaaatccTTAGTAAAAACTCAAGTAAATTCTAAAATTTTCCTGAAAGAAGCACATAACCGGTGCTTCTTCTGTGAAATACTTTAAATGCTTTTAGGAACTCAATATTTTCTCCAaaagtgttttaggtcattttaaaaacattttcaaacaaGCTTTTAGTCAAACATTAGCCTAAAAAGGAGGCAAAAATACTAGGGACAACCTTACTAAATACAAAATAATTCGCAAATCAAGGTCGGTTTATGTCGTATTAAGTACTAAATCTCAAACCCAGACGTGTGGTGATGTAGTCCAGTATCTTAGTGGATAGGGTAACAAGTTTCTACCTATGCATCCTATGTTCAAAACTCCACCTTTCTCCTcgattattgtaatagttttgagAGAATTGCCAAGGGAACTTGCATCCAAAGTGATTCTCAAAGGACTCTCTACCCACGTGGAGTTGCACTTCCCCAATTAATTCTCCACCCACTACCAAATTTTTTAGGTCTTTCATGAGGAAGTGCAACTCCAAGCAGGTGGAGAGTTTTTTTAAGAATCGTCtctcttaataataataaattagaaaaagaaGTGTAGTTATGACTTGGAATACATAAAAGTGCGCATCTATGAGGTTGAGTTCATTGGATATTGACCAACTCTAGAAGTGTGATGAAAGATTACCTACTTGCAAATCGTATCAAGTTATGGATGTAACTAGTATTTGACATAAGGATTCATCGTCTATCTCATGTTAAACAATTCACGAAACTTTATGTTTATGATCAAAACTGTTCATATTATTAATCACTTGTAAAGATCATCTGTGCAAAAACTTAATAAAAATGAGTTCGTttagtcatttttttttttgtcaaaggataGAAATGTATTAAAAGTCAAATACGAATGGAAACATTTGCATCTTCAGCtagaatattaaataaaaattgaggTCCTAATTCATCCCAACCATAACTCCAACCATGCTTAAGAACGTACGCGGCCACCATATGGTAAAAATAACTAGCCGAATAAGGTAAAAGCATTACAAACCTCTATCTATTTACTATATTTGATTGACTAAATGatcttatttttaattaatattttttcaaattttacaaTGTAATTTAATAATAGAAatgattaaaattttataaatcagTCATCAGGAATTTTGAAGAGCCACGCATAATCATCATTAAGAAAAAGTTAAATAAACGCATTTGGGTTTTGATTCCCCCAACAATTTGCCAACTTTTGAGCCTTTTAGGCACGCATTCCTTTTAAGCCTATGCAAGTCTGATGTCTCCGAATGCATGTACCTCCTAATTTCTTCTACCTTATTTTTTGACATGTGTCTTTACACTTAAGAGGATATTGATACTTTTAATTCCTATTGATaacatattattttatttaaaaaaaaaaaagtaatctaccttaaaaataaaataaaaactcctCATTGTCTTCCAACCTAGTTCGCCAATGCAACCACCTTCTCGATACCACCGAAAAACACCTTCTTTTTTTGTAACCCCTCCTCAACGTATCATCACACAGCCTGAAAAGGCAACATCGTAAATCTAAATGATGTCGTCAAACATCATTGAACCTTCAACCAATATCTTAAAATTATGCAATGATGATTCAGAAGGATTGGATGGAATTGATGATTAAGAAGGATTGGATGGCATTAGTTGAAGGAATGGGGCaggatcttctttgtgaggatccagaTATTAATCAATCGTGTCTGTTTATCATACATCATGCAACCAATTTTCactagatactatttatatttaattttaaattaaaaattaaaaataatttctaatcgtacgatgtacgatgaacatacACGATTGATTGAGCATATGGATCTCCACAAAAAgaatccagagaggatcctatTCCGAAGGAATGAAATTAGAATTCCATATTTATGCAATGATGATTCAGAAGGATTTGGATAGCATTAGATTGGATTTGAAATTGCAATTGATCATATTGCTTAATCTTTGTTTATGCCGATTCGGGCGTTGCGAACCACTTGTACACTCATAAAACCGAAACACGCTTTTCTAAGAAGATCAGAATCGGAACGGTAAAGAGTGGATTTCTACTTGGAGCACCACGAGACCATGGCAGCAACGCGCCCACGAAGTTTGGGGGattgcctaagttagtttctttgAAAAATAGTGAATATTTAGATCTTAATTggaaaatttagaaaaataatcaaaatttggAACTCATGTAGAATTATAGCTACTATTTTAAGTTTATGATAATCATAATCAAAAGTTGATATGAAAGTACTAAAATATTCTTAATTAAGATTTTCCAAAAgggatgtgatattcacacatccatttttacttttcacacacctttCTAATTTTCGGCTGTTCAAAAAGttcaattgaaaaaaattaaagaacaaaattttactacaattgtatgagaagtaaaaatgagtgcgTAGATAGCAcactccttaaaaaaaaaaaagaaccaaaaagcaAATGTTTCGGCGATTAGCTCACTGAGTTGGAGTTGTTTGGTTCATGtcctaataaaataaaaataccagTACACAGGAAAATATGAAAAGATATCGTTGACTGACCATGTATGAAAACGTGAGTATTTAACCAACGGAGGTAAGCACTCGGTGGCATGCTTTCGAAGGACTGAACCCTCCATGGGTGCTTGTATCGAAAGCTGTCAAAATCTAGCAAAAACCAGTGAACCGTCGGCTTTGGAGCTTCCGGTTTGCATGGATCGGGACTTGTAGCCTTGTAGGTTCACTTTGATGTAATACCAACCGAAAGAAGATGAGTACAAAGAAATATGAAATTTCCTTATTCATTTTCAGATAATATCCCAACTGATTTGAAAAGACTAACGTTAAtgacttcatatttttttataagtaatgttagggagactaattTGTGGGcaaagttttgaaaactaaagaacatgaaaattgataattggtttattacttacatgttgataaacgtgcttattcttgttggtgacacatcatttagtttgtaattttaatttctaaattggGTCTCCCTAGTGATACCCTTCTTTTATCTTCCTTCTAAGCAACTAAACAAAGGAAATgaagcaaaataataaataagGGAAAAAATAAAACATGTTTCTCTCACATCTGCATCTAGATGCAAAGTGATCTGAGCATATACCTTATCTATTTTTTGTTCTGCCCGTAAGTAAAAGCAGACATTAATTTCAAtgaaaaccaacaaaaatcGTGGATTACACGGAAAAACTACATTCCGAACGCAATACTAGTGATCGCATATGAACCACACTAAGAAATTAAGGAGATGGTTGCTGGTTCAGTTCCTGATTTATTGATGctccaacaacaaaaaaacccaaaaaacataagaaaaaaaaaatttaaaaaaacaaaaaaaaaaaaaaaaagattttgatTCATTGAGAAACAATGAAAACAAGTGGGATTGAAGAAAGGATCAACAGGAAATTTTTAATCATTAAAGGTATATTAATTAGTACTTTTATATAGGGGTGCAACTTGGATTGGGCAACCCGAACCCGCTCATGTTCAACCCAACTTTAAACCCGAACAAGCGGGTTTTTTAAGTTATAACCTGTCCAAACCCAACCCGATTTCAACCCGTTCATTGATTGGATTGGGTTGGGTTGATCATTTGTGCAACCCAACCCGATTGGGTTGAGCTGTGCAACATGTTTCTCAATGACCCTTGCACCTTCGTGGAGGATTCAATAGTGACTTTTGATGGATTATGATAGAAAAGTgcatggagttgcagaaagcaATTGTTTTTCTGGTAGCCACACTTTGATTTTTTTGCAGGAGCTTCGAAGGACAAGACTTGAGTTGGGTACTAGCTTTGTTTTTCTGCCGGAGCTTCGAAAGGCAAGACTTGAGTTGGGTACTAGCTTTGGACAATGAagtgttccttttttttttcttttggtactagctttggtatttcttgtattttaatcCAAACTTCACATGAACccgattaaaacttaaaaaagttGGGCAACCCGAAACCAACCCAAGTAAACTCGAACCCGATTAAACCCGAACCCGAATAAACCCGATTAAAACCCAACCCGAACCCAAACCCGAATTGTAAAAGTTGGGTTAGGGTTGGATTGACCTTCTAACCCGCCCAACCCACCCGAGTTGCACCCCTACTTTTATATcaacttttggttataattattataaattttaaacgGTGGCTATCATTCTATATAAGATCAAAATTTTggctatttttccaaattttccatCTTAATTGCGTAGCGAAAACTTACCAAAAATTGGTGGAGATAAAGTATTTATAGGGAGGTGGCTGACCTAGGTGCAGATCGCCCTACACATGGCGGCTTCTCATTGGCCAACGTGAGTCATCCATAGGATGGATGAGGAAAAATTTATCCAAAAAACATTATGAGATAAAATCTCGAAATGATGTTGGTAGCATCCTTGATTGATTGTGATGAAGATTCCTTATACCAtttccaaagaagatgtcaaatcCTAAGTGGAATGTCAtgaaatcaaatttgaaggtaGGAATAAACTCCAACTGATATGTCAATCATATGTGGATTGACATATGAGAACATGTGCTGTAAAATAATTTTGTAATCATTTTATTGTGTGCGTCTCATTAGTACACCAATTATAGatcttgaaaatttatttttatttatttaattataaaaataggttctacaaatatcatttataacaaaaaaaaaacatatgggTTGGAGGAAGAGAAAATCTAACATTGCTACGTCAACtatcaaattaacatttgacATTTATCTTTTGACATCTCTATTGAAgagtattaaagataggatttgacAATTATTCTTATCTTTAATGTCTTTGACATTTCTTCTTTGCCGCTGGTAGGAAACTTGGTGGTATCATAGTCTTCTGCTCAAGCCTACAAAGATGTTGGACGTGAGAATATTTATGTGCCCTGCCCATCTATTGAGGCATTCTTGTCTtcttcagaagaaaaaaaaaatccacatgtcatCTTCAAGATTTTTTGTCCTATTTTTTGCTCTGGTGAACTAGGTTAtagatgagattttttttttgaatgaataatattatctacactaagggggaggggatgagtttagcctcacaatgagctagcaagaatcgaacctaaaacttctcgcttacaagtgaagagatgCTCTGGTGAACTAGGTTAtagatgagatttttttttttgaatgaataatattatctacactaagggggaggggatgaatttagcctcacaatgagctagcaaaaATCGAACATAAAACTTCTcgcttacaaatgaagagaaatactattagaccgtagtactaagtggctacatatgagatttttttttttaatttttattatattttaataaggCTTAACAATGTCAGTGCTTTGTTAAATGCAAGATCATGTGTGGAACAAGAGTAATGCTAAAGagaataaattttttaaatcaaatgtgCAAATTAAATGACGTGGTTgtagataattgaattattaattaaatatcgaTTAACGTGCTTGTTTCATATTGatgacacattatttggtttgtaatttgatcttcctagcattactccTAGAACAAATAGATAGAAGACACGGATGGGGACATGCATTCGGAGACAGGAGACATGCCGCCTTTTGACTTTTTGAGCCGTTGGTTTTCCCAGTAGTAAGAGTAAAATTTCACAAAGTTTGAGTACTATATATAGTCTATACCACCATTCTCAACACCGAAGCTCACTGAAGTACGAGCACCTTGCATATATAGAACATCGAACTAGCTTAGTACAGCTATATTTCGGGTCTGAACTGCCTTTACCAACCTACATCTAAGTTGAAGGTTTGCTAGCTAAGATGTTGAATATGGCGAAAGTAGCAGAGGAACACGTTGAAGCTCGCGTCAAACAACTCCTGCCTCGTATGACTTTGAAAGGCAAGGTTGGCCAGATGACCCTAATCGAGCGCCAGGTCGCCACTTCCGCTGCAGTTAGAGACCACTTCATAGgtgtacaaatatatatatatatatagtaattgATGGAGGGCTATTTATATTATGGGGTTGGCAGGGAGTACATTCAGTGCTCCAGGCAACGTGCCCTGTGAAAAGGCTTCGCCGTCAGAATGGGCGGACATGGTGGATGGGCTTCAGAGGTCAGCGCTAACGTCGAGGCCTGGGATTCCTCTCATATATGCGACTGATGCGGTTCATGGCAACGGCAATGTTTATGGTGCTACTATATTCCCTCACAACGTTGGTCTTGGCGCCACCAGGTAATTAGTTTgtctttcatttttgttttaaattttcctCAATGTTGTAATATTGTTACGTGGTGTTACTGAACCACCCATGGTATAACCCGAGTTTAATTTGTCAACTCTATAAACACCTCGCTCCCCTGACCTAGCTATATTGTAACAAATGGATTATAGTTTGGTTTAAATTACTGAATTGTAGACTCATAATCATATTTTGGTTAAACCAAAATGAAAGGGATGAGTCTTCGGTAGTCCTCCTTCATTTCCTCTAGTTTAACTTTTGAATTGTGTTATAGAGATGCGGATTTGGTTCGAAGGATTGGTGTGGCAACTGCTCTTGAAGCCAGGGCTTGTGGTTTTCAGTATATTATCGCTCCCTGTGTGGCTGTAAGTCATTATAGATTCCGTACTAATTACGTTTATCTGTTTTATATTCAGAATGCAGTTTATCAGATTGGGAATTTAGTGTCAATTTGCAATATATAAGTACTTACCCAGGCTCTGTTTGGATCTTAgaatttggattttaattttcaaatatatatgaattttgAAATCGCTCATTTTAAGATATATTAGACATGATAATGAGGCATGAACTGGATGGGTTTGTGAAGAAATTCAGTTGAATGGATTCCGAGAGTTTTGACAGGTATGCAAAGATCCGAGATGGGGAAATTGCTACGAGAGTTACAGTGAAGACACTGAAATTGTATGCAAGATGACATCTATCGTTTCAGGCTTAACGGGGCAGCCTCCCCAAGGACATCCAGAGCGCTACCCTTTTATAGCGGGAAGGGAGAGAGGAGTTATATCAGtcgatattttattattcatgcTTCTTTTTCATGGAACATTTTGCATTTATCTCAGTTTGATAAGTTACACACTTGTACGTTTTCTCTGTTCCAAAGAATTTGGAAAAAGAACGTTGACATGTTTGAGGTCATTTCTTCACTCTGACACTCACTCTTATGCCTACCATAatcttaaatatttttaattttctcctAATTCGTTTTATATTTCAGCAACAACACTATTGCATGTGCCATGCATTATGTTGTGGAAGAGGGGAATGAGGGGGATGCTCTATTATCTTACGACGATTTAGAGAGGATTCATATGAAACCTTATCTGGACTGTATTTCTCAAGGAGTTTGTACTGCTAATCAATGAGGGGAATGCTGTATTATCTTACGAGGATTTAGAGAGGATTCATATGAAACCTTATCTGGACTGTATTTCTCAAGGAGTTTGTACTGCTATTATGGCTTCCTATAACAGCTGGAATGGAGATAGAGTACATGGTCACCGTTTTCTCCTTACAGAAATCTTGAAAGATAAGCTAGGTTTTAAGGTGAGGAAACCATATAATCTGCATAATTTCTCATCTCAAAGTTTAATTGGACCGTTATTAAATGTAAACATCGGCATCTACTGTTGCTGCAGGTAATTTTGATTTCTGACTGGGAAGGAATTGACCAACTTTGCGAACCTGAAGGTTCAGACTATCGTTTATGCATTTCCTTAACCATTAACGCAGGAATAGACATGGTATAAACACTCCAAGCTTATTGGCCAAAACAATTATTCACTTTCCTTGATCTTTACATTGTCTGATTGGGTAGGTATGCGTGCAGGTCATGGTGCATTTCAGATATGAAAAATTCATCGAGGAATTAATATATCTTGTGGAATCCAGGGAGATACCAATGTCTAGGATAGATGATGCTATTGCAAGAATACTCAGAGTGAAGTTTAAACTTTGCAGGACGTAGTTGATTGCATGGTAATCTTCTGAGCTCAGTACGTCTTACAATCTTCTCGTTGAACATTCTGTTAGATTAGAATTTAGTCTCAGACTTGGATCACAGCATTCATATAAGTGTTAGTCAATTATGATTGAATaatcatatacatatacacgTACCTGAGGAAGCCATGAAGTATGAGATGAATGCACGGAAGAGAAAACTATCAAAACGTGTTCTACTCACACAGTCCTTATGTCCAATACTAGTGACAGTCTAGTGATCGAGTGAACGTGTGTGTGGTGAGCAGGGACATTCGTACTTATAGAGTATATTCCTAACATGATCCCAGCTATCATGGGATCAGTTAATACCCATTAATTTACACGTTCGAATGAGGCTGACTAACCTCATTTGTATCACGTTCCCTTAATCCTAATTAATAGGAAAGCAGTTTTTTCATATGGCCACGACTCCTAGTTTAAACCACATTTAGTATCCTTATCATGATATGTGTAAGTTCAAAACCTAACATTTTCCCACTTTAAACTTTCACTTATCATGTTCCTTGTGCAATGTATTAAACCAATCCCTTGTGATCACATGAGTCAAATCAACCATATAACAACTCATGCGCCATGAATAATTTCAAAGATTTGAACCCCAGAAAATTTGTACTTCATAAATTGTACTAACACTCTGAGATCACATCCTCCAAAACTATTCATGCATGATATTAATGGAGCAGACAAACATATTAAAATGTCCATCCTATACACTCCCACTGATCAAACCAAACATCATTGAAAAGCCTTCATTTGGCTCCAATGAAAAGCTTAAATAATTCAGCTTGTTAATCCTTGGTCTGCTCTCAGTTTCATTAtttcaacacacacacacgtatatGTATTTGTATTCACATACAATAACTGAAACAATCAATTCTCATCAATTGCCATGATAATATAAATATACGCGTACATTAGTCCATGCTTATTCAAAACACATGGAAAATTGAGATGAAAGGAACAACCTTTACTACCACATAGCAGCTGAATCAAATAAGTCAATGACTCTCATATTCATGACATGATCTTTGAACACTCCAACAGCCAAGGGCTTCGTGAGAGGATACTCCTGCCTTCACCTTTTCCTTTATGGACAAATATTTCACGTCCATCATTCATACATGTTTATGTTACACCTTTGTGTAAGAAACATAAACAACCATCATTTTGAAAATAGATTATGTAACCTTAATCTATAACAGTCATGTAAAAGATTAAGAAAACAGACAAGATTTCAAGTCTTTGGACAAGAAAGCGGTCAATTTAATTCTCTTGAAAATGTTATACCCTAAAAAATCTCAAACCATTTATGTATTTCTCTCTTTGGAAAAGAATATTGACATGTTACAAGTTTTAAAACCATAATTTACATAATCCAGTTCCTGAAGTCTTTTCACTTTGGTGAAAAACATATGTACACAAGTTTGCACTACAAATCTCGTTCAAAAGATTTTTCCTGAAGAAGTAAAGGTCAGTGAACAAAATATTATCGCAAAATACTTTATAGCTATGATTGCAACCATCTGAAGAAGCCAATAAACATCAGTGAGGTAAACCCCAAACCCTACCGATCATAAAATAATCATTGGTCAAAACCAATTAAGCAGTCTTTAACTCAAAATTGCCTCAAAACTCATTCAGtcgtgaaaacaagttcatttgatcATGCATATTTATGTCACACTTTTGAACAAGAGACCTAAACCGCCTTAATTCTTTACTGTACAACCATCATAATAGATTAAGATAGAATAACCCTTTGATAACTTAATGCCCAAAACCTTCTTAACAATATGATTAGAATAACCCAAGAACAACTCCCATTAAGTTTTTAGAACTTATACACTTAttgcaaataagttaatgagtgtgaagctcaattttcttttactaattctcccacttgggcaaacacttgttaatatattatttcaaaaaatgtatcaaaaaattattttcttcctaAGGAAACATCTCCAATACATGCCATAAATTAGCCTTGAATGAATTCCACATGCCTTTAAAATTCATATGTTCATCACCTCCTTATAAACATAACCACTTGACCAACGCATTACATAAGAACCAATATTtaattatcacataattactacAAACCTCATTGATTTGTATAATGTCTTGCCATAATTACTACAAACCTCATTCATTTGTATAATGTCTTGCCACTGAATGCTTTCTTTTGTTCCATCCATGAATAAGCAATGATAAGTACGGAGAAGCTCAAGCATTAGCCTTCAATTCCGATAAACCTCCCTCATCAGAATTAGTGCTCACACCAATGACAAAAGCTTGAGATATAACTAACCGCATTGCATCAAGTAAACTATAAAGCAATCTCTGTTTTTCCCAGAGAAAACAAGTCAAACTCATCCATAACAAAGATAATTGTATGAGCTAATCCACACTCCCTTTACATGGCTATCTTAAAGTGGGTTATCATCAATGATGCCATTCTCAACAGCACCAACTGATGGACCATGCATAGCTGCCTACTTGGTACATAATGTTGGAACTTTATTAAGGTTAGCTCATAATCAAGGATTACAAACAATTAGGGAACAAggttacatacatacatacatacatacatatatatgggtaaattacatagtagcctaTCAGGTTTAAAGTCTATTACAAccacatacaacatctttaaaacatttcactttcatacctcacgttctattttatttcaaaataatacctccgttacatttttcatccattaatctgttaaatgctgacgtgactgccacatttgtgccacgtggctaccaaatgtgtgccacatggcaaaaaaaataatttttttaatttaaaaaaaaaaaaaaaacctaaatcttctaaataaattataaaacttaaaaaaaaattcaaaaaccatacaaacccaaaaaaccccgATCTACTTCTCCATCTCCTCCCTCTTCACCCTCCCATCCCTTCTCTCTCCCCAGACCCACACCTCCCATCCCTTACAAACCGTCACCCTCACCCTTCTTCTCCAGTTCACCCGTGTGCCGCCGCCGCCGTCTTCCTCCTCAAACCCCCTGCTTTGTTTATCCAAAtccatcaaacaaaacaaaagcaacacCAATTTCACATCTTTacaaaaaattcagaaatgCCAATTAAACCCAAGCCAGTCGGGAACACAGTCGATTCGGAGCGGGGCCTGTGAGCTCCAGTCAATTAGGAGCGGTGGGTCGGAGGCTGTGACCAGATCGAGAAGAAGGGGGTTCAAAAGATGCAGCCTTGGGGGTAGCCATTTGCATTGGCGAGCTTCCAGTGCACGAGGT
This is a stretch of genomic DNA from Malus domestica chromosome 02, GDT2T_hap1. It encodes these proteins:
- the LOC103407347 gene encoding uncharacterized protein, producing MAKVAEEHVEARVKQLLPRMTLKGKVGQMTLIERQVATSAAVRDHFIGSTFSAPGNVPCEKASPSEWADMVDGLQRSALTSRPGIPLIYATDAVHGNGNVYGATIFPHNVGLGATRDADLVRRIGVATALEARACGFQYIIAPCVAVCKDPRWGNCYESYSEDTEIVCKMTSIVSGLTGQPPQGHPERYPFIAGRERGVISVDILLFMLLFHGTFCIYLSLISYTLVRFLCSKEFGKRTLTCLRSFLHSDTHSYAYHNLKYF